In the Sulfobacillus thermosulfidooxidans DSM 9293 genome, GCGGGGGATTTATGGCCCACAACCACAGTCAGCCATAGTGGATTTACGGGAACATCGTTGGTATTCGATAGGCCCTCTGGTTATTGGGCTATTTTGCTCACGAACCGGGTGCATTTTGGCAGGCAGACAGATATTAGTGATTTTCGACGCCGTTTCCATAATGTGGCGGCAGCCTGCTTGTTTGGATAAAGACGGAACAGAACTAGAAGGCCGTGATTTCTCTAGCAAACTTGATTTTTCGCCATCATAAATCATCAATCCAAATAGAAAAGAGATGAACAACAGATGACTCGTCACATTACCGTCAAACGGGCCGTGCCGGAAATGGTCAATATGTTAGGAGCGATGATTGATAAGGTTTACCGACCTGAGCAACGTCCGGGTGAGGGAATGCCCAAAGAATTTCCTCATCTTTTTCATTCAGGTAACGCGCACAACTTATTTTATGCGGAAATGGATTCCACTCCTGTGAGCATGGTGGCGGTTTTGAAACAAACGGCTATTATTCCCGGAGCCCATATTCCCGTGGCCTCGATCGGTAGTGTTGTCACCTTGCCTCAATATCGTGGACAAAAACTGGCTACGACGATTTTGAAGACGGTTTTTGATGTCATGACGCAAGAAGGGCAAGCCCTTTGTCTCATTTCAGGTGACCGGGATTTATATCTCAGGCAGGGAGCAAGGAAAATTGGCCGGATGTACACCGTTCATGTCAATGCCGACATGCTTCCCCGGGATTCTTCAGCCGATGGGAACATACGATACATTGAGTCCCATAGCCGGCAGGGTTACGCTCCTTTGTTGGCGAGCATCTACCAGCAAGAAAGTTACCGGTTTCAGCGCAGTGCCGAACAGATGGCGGTATTATTGAATGCCTTGTGGTTTAAGCGCCCCCATTTCCGTCAAGAACTGTTTGTGATCGAATCGGAATTATCTATTGAGGGCTATCTTGTGGTGTTCGTTAGAGAATCCCAACCCCAGCATGGCATGATTATGGAATGGGCTGGAAACCGTGATAGAATGCCGGGGGCTTTGGCCCACGTTCTCAGGCAGATGAATCTGAACGATATCACGTTTCATATTCATGCCATGGACCATTGGATGAAATCTCTAGCGATAGCGCATGGTTGGATGATGCATGAAGAACCCATTCAAGGCACCGTTAAAGTGGCCAATTCCGACGTATTAATTCATGCCTATGCCTCACGGCTTGAGGAAGAAGCTCAAGACATTATGAGCCTAAAGACCCTTTCAGACGAGCAGCTCTTGAGCCATCTGTTTGGACCGCCGTTTGATGAGAGCTTAAATCTTCCTTTTATCTTGACCGACGATCTGAATTATATTTAGCCCTCGGTCCTTGATTGAGTCCTAAAGACAACACTTACAACAAGGGAACAATGGCAAGGAGGAGGCAGTATGCTCATTCGTTGTTACCGCCCCGGAGATGAAGCCCTTTTGGTTGATGTCTGGAACCAGACATTACCCCAAGATGGGATTACCCTCAAACGGTTTACTCAAAAAGTTCTGCTTGATCCCAATTTCCGCCCTCAAGGGTTATGGGTTGCAGAGCATGATGGCGAACTCGTAGGGTGGATCTTGGCCGTGATTGATCATCAAGACACTTCACATCAATCAGATGACCAAGGATGGATTACAACCTTTGGCGTCGCTCCCCCCTATCAAAAATTAGGGATTGCGCACCAATTATGGGAACATGCCGAACAATATTTTCTGTCTCATCACCGCCACAAAGTGATGTTTGCTGCCTATGCTCCAAATTATTTTCTTCCTGGTCTTGATGCAAATCGGTATCCTCGCGCTTACGATTGGTTGTTGCATCATGGTTTTTCTGTGCTTTATTCCCCGGTGGCGATGGACAAAAATCTTGTGGATTTTTGTGTGCCTGAAGACGTTCGTCTCAAACAACAAGAATTAGAACAGCAAGGATGTGTCGTTCACCCCCTCAAATCCTCTCAAATTTGGCCCTTATTATCGTTTTTGCATCAAGAATTTGATCGTGACTGGGAAAGGGCGGTCCGCACGGCACTGTTGGGATCGTTATCATTATCGCAGATTTGGGTCGTAGCCCAGGACGATCAAATTGTGGGTTTCGCCATGTATGGGGGATATGAGGATATTGCTGAGCGTTTTGGACCGTTTGGTGTGGCGAAAGCATTACGGGGCCATTATCTCGGAAAAGTGTTGTTGTACCGGACTTTAGAGGCCATGCAGCGGCAAGGTCTCCATTCGGCATGGTTTTTGTGGACGGGAGAGAGAGAACCAGCGGGCCATCTTTATCTCCGCACCGGGTTTGCCGTAACTCGACGTTTTCATGTCATGGTGAAAACCCTCTCGCCGAAGAGAACGCCATAGGTAGGCCGTGAAAGAGAAGGAATTTTGTCAGTGATGGGATGTTAGGGGAGGTTGACATACTAATGAGGATTCTGGCGATTGGAGCTCATGCTGGCGACATGGATTTAACGGCGGGGGCGGTACTCGCACAGCACGTGTTAAATCACGACGAAGTGACATTAGTCCATCTTAACCCGGGAGAAAAGGGACATCCGCGGTTACATCCTCATGAATATGCAAAGCAAAAAATTGAGGAAGCGACCTTGTTTGCTCAACACATTGGTGCGCATGTCCGGTTTTTACCTTATCACGATGGGGAACTGGAAGTGAATTCCGACACCGTTCATGAAATGACCGACATTATTCGAGAAATTCGTCCCGCCGTCGTGATTACGCACTGGAAACAAAGTATTCATCCTGACCATGCCGCGGCACACTACATTACGGAGCAGGCCCTATTTTATGCCAGTTTGAAATGGTATGAGCGTGCCTTACCTTCGCACTTTGTTCCCTATGTTTATTACGCGGACAATTGGGAAGATAGTGAGGGATTTGTTCCCGAAGTTTTTGTGGAAATTCAACCCGATGCCTATGAATTATGGTTGCAAGCTATTTCGCATTATGCGTTTGCCCGTGGCGAAATTACCCGCTTTCCCTATATCACTTATTATCAAGCTTTAATGCAGGTTCGTGGCGCTCCAAAAGGTTTTAATCGAGCGCAAGCTTTTATGGTGCCGCCAGGCGATTTACATCGCAGGGTACCACATTTAGGGCCCCAGGCATAATGGCACAAAGAAAGGGATGCTGCTGTTACTATGGTCAGATTGGGGATTGATCGTTTGATTAACGAATATCCTTCATGGGTGAAGGGCAACCGGACTGGTGTGGTGACCAATTATGCGATGACCGATAGTCATTTGCATCCAGTTATTGATCGCCTAATTCAAGTGTTTGGATCCAATATTGTCAAGCTGTTTGGGCCCGAGCATGGGATTCGCACAGCGAGCCCTGAAGGTGAGCATATTAGCAGCGAACAGGATGCACGTAGCGGACTTCCGGCGCTTAGCCTTTACGGCACGGACAGAAAACCCACAGCGGAAATGTTAGAGGATGTGGATTTGCTGATCGTGGACCTGCAAGATATCGGCACTCGATATTTCACTCACGTAAGTACGTTAAAAGGAGTCTTAGAAGCCTGTGACGAGAATCACATCCGCTGTTTGGTGCTAGACAGGCCCAATCCTATTGGCAGCTCCATGGAAGGCCCGTTAACCGAACCGGGTTATACCTCCTTTGTGGGAAGTCTTCCTATTCCTGTCCGTCACGGGTTAACTTTGGGTGAGATAGCGAGGTGGCTTAAACGCACGCGTTATCCCCATCTCGATTTAGACGTTATGGCCCTTGAACATTGGCAACGGGGGCAATATTGGGACGACACGGCATTACCTTTTGTGCCCCCCTCCCCTAATACCACGGGCATTGATATGATGATCTTATATCCAGGAACTTGTTTGTTTGAAGGAACCAATGTATCCGTTGGCCGGGGAACGACGAAACCCTTTGAAATCATTGGTGCACCATATATTGACGGTTTTGAATTGGCCGAGCGATTCAATCAACAACAGTGGCCGGGAATCCGTGCGAGACCCTTGTATTTTTCTCCGTGGCGTTCCATTTACGCTAAGACTCTGTGTCAAGGAATCCAACTTCATGTTATAGACCGCAAAGTGCTGACCCCTTTTAGAGTCGGGATAGCCTTGGTGCAATTAATTCATGACACCTATCCTGAACATTTTGCGTTTCTTAGACCTTCTCATAACGGCCACGATGCGGATCGGTTGTTTTTTGACTTATTAGCGGGTTCTGATGGATTACGGAAAGCGATTGAATCTGGTCATGGTCTTGATTTCTTGCAAGATGAAGCCAGGCAATTAGAACAATTTCGTGACGAAGTCGCCCAAGATTTGTTATATCCCGAAAAATCATGATAAGACTGATAGGTGTGAGGTGTAATGATGTCCCGTGAATTGCGCCATCTGATTGGCCAACTAATGGTCTGTGGTTTTCCGAGTCCCGATGTGGATGCCCATGTGCAGCAATTAATTCGTGAATATCATGTGGGCAATATCATTCTTTTTTCAAGGAATATTGAGTCCTTGGAACAAACGAGACATCTTACCCAAAGCTTGCAGCAATTAGCCCAGGAGACAGGACAAGACGATCCTCTTCTGATTTGTACGGATCAAGAAAATGGACTGGTGTCGCGCTTCAGTAAGGATGTTCCCGGATTCCCCGGCAATATGGCCTTGGGAGCCACAGGAGATGATAAATGGGCTTACCGCGTCGGCCAAATGACGGGTGCATTTCTGGCTTTGGCTGGCATCAATATGGATTTGGCTCCGGTTTTAGATGTGAACAATAATCCCTTAAATCCTGTGATTGGTGTGAGATCGTTTGGTGACAATCCGAAGAGCGTGGCCCAAATGGGCGTGGCGATGATCCGCGGGTTAGAAGAATCCAAAGTGATCGCCTGCGGCAAACATTTTCCCGGGCATGGTGATACGCATGTCGATTCCCACACGGATTTGCCCCGGATTTCCCATCATCTCGACCGGATGAAAGCGGTCGAGTTGCTACCCTTTGAACAAGCCATTCATCATGGATTGTCTGCCGTTATGACGGCTCATATTGTGTTTGAACAACTTGATGCCGATCATCCTGCCACCTTATCTCCCAAGGTACTCCAAGGCTTGCTGCGTGAAACCTTGGGCTTTACTGGGGTGGTTACTACCGATTGTCTTGAGATGCAGGCGATTTTAGGGACTGTAGGGGTAGGTCAAGGAGCCGTCATGGCCTTGTTAGCGGGTGCAGATATGATTATGGTTTCTCATCACCTTGATCTGCAGATTGAAGCGATGAATGCTATTTATGATGCGGTGGTTAAAGGTCAGTTGCCACTATCCCGTCTCGAAGAAGCTTATGGGCGTATAGAGCGCCTTAAAACAGCCCTGCATGAGAGTGTTCATGAATCCCAAGACCGCTTGCCACTCTTGCAGGCAAAGGCGCTCGATCTGCAAAAAGACGCCGCCCAGCATGCCTTAACCTGCCTTTATGATGGCAGTCAATCAAAAACAGAACCGGGAGTCTCCCGGCCTTTTCCCAAACCCCGGCGTGTTGCTGTTGTTTTCGATACCGGGGCACCTCAAATGATTGCGGCCGGACCCGATGCCGTGCACGCGAGTTTAGTGCAAAGCATTGAAGCCGGTCTTTTAGGTGCGGAGGTGCGAGCGTTCTCGGAGAGCGAGGCATTAGGCGATGTTGAAGAGGTCTTGCACTATGATTGGTTAATCTACCTCTCGCGCACGCTGGGACCAATCAAGGACGATCTGAGTTTACTCCTTCAGGCCCATCCTTATGCCGTGGTTTGGCTCTTGCGCACACCTTATCTGTTTCCGATGTTTAAAGAGATGGGAGCTAAGCGGATTTATGCATTATATGAAAATACCCCGTGGATGATTCAGGCGGCTTTAGGAGCGCTTCGTGGTCAGAGTGCATGGGGTTCATTGCCCGTACAAGTGAAAGACTATCCTAGGGGCTACCAGGGATGCGTATCATAATGTCCCGAGTGAGGTGAGGGTCATGCACATCGAAGTATTTGGGGATCAGAAAAGAGCCAGTCAACGCATTGTGGATTTATTGACCCGTCAATTACGCGCTTATCCCTATTCGGTTTTGGGACTCGCTACCGGTGCCACGGTCATCCCGATTTATCGCGAGATTATAGGGCGGATCCGTCGCGAACAACTTAGCCTGGCCCAAGTCCGCACGTTCAATTTGGATGAGTATATGGGATTACAAGACCATGATCCCCATTCGTTTCACGCTTTTATGCAACATCATTTGTTTTATCCGGCGCATTTGACCCCCAATCAAACCTTCTTTCCTTTTCCCGAGTTTTCACAAGACCCATCCGGATATGATCGCCTGATCGAACAACATGGAGGCATAGATTGGCAACTTCTCGGGATTGGCCACAATGGTCACATCGGATTTAACGAACCGGGTACCTCTTTTGATAGTGAGACGCATGTTGTGAAGTTGACGGAGAATACCCGCAAAGCGAACCGGCACTGGTTTGATGGGGATTGGCATCATGTTCCTGAACAGGCCTTAACTATGGGACTCAAAACGATTATGCGCTCACGTACCATTGTGTTGGCCGCATTTGGCGCGAGCAAAAGTGCTGTCTTAGCCAAGGCCGTTTACGGGCCCGTGTGCCCTGAACTACCCGCGTCGATTTTACAACATCACCCACGCGTCTATATTATTTGTGATCAGGAAGCCGGGCGCTTGTTGCGCCCTAGCTCGTCCTTCAATTCGCCCGGTTTCCCCTCTCAATTTGACGTATAAGTTCTGTCATCTCTCCAAGACCAGGTCTCACGCCTCAAACGGGAGTGCTCTCATGGTGCGCCTAATTTTTCGTTAAAAGGGCGGTTCATGTCAGTGAGACAATAAGGGTTTCCTGCCCTGTGCGTTTGGTCCGGCACGGCTTTGTATTAAGGGCTTTTGGTTGGTCCATTGCGTCATGTGTTCTTTGTGTTGACCATTTTTGCAAGAAAGTTGAGAATACAAGAAGAAGAAAATCAAACATGCTTGATGTGTGGGAATGATGAGCTGTCATGATAAGAGACACATCCACAATTGAAGGGAACAGAGGAGAGGGTGACATGGCGTCCATTTTTTCACAAATTATTGCGGGAGAAATTCCCAGTTTCCGCATTCGGGAAGACGATCATTTTCTAGCCTTTTTGGATATTCGTCCGGTAATGCCGGGACATACCCTGGTTGTCCCCAAAAAAGAAGTCGATCACTTTTTTGACATGGATGATGAGCTTCTGCAGGAAATTTTGATTTTTGCTAAACCGATTACGCGAGCGCTAAAAAGGGTGACAGGATGTGACCGGGTTGCGGCGGTAGTCGCAGGCTTTGATGTTCCGCATGCGCATTTGCACCTCATTCCTGCTTTTGTCATGTCTGATTTAGATTTTAGCAAAGCTGCCCCGAGTACTCCGGAGCAGTTAGAGAGCATGGCAGAAGAGATTCGGCGGGCATTATGATTCAAACACGAGTCACCGAATTATTACATATTCGCCGGCCGATTATTCAAGGGGGACTGGCATATTTGGCCCGAGCACCCTTGACCGCAGCGGTTTCTGAGGCTGGAGGACTGGGACAAATCACGGCTACGACCTTAGATGATGTTGGGCAGTTACGACAAGAAATTCATGAGGTGCGGCAGCGGACGAATCAACCTTTTGGCGTCAATTTTGCTTTGGGTCACCGGCCGATTGATGATTTGTTGGATGTGGCTATTGAAGAACAGGTCCCGGTTATTTCGCTCACTGGAGGCAATCCCAAACCCTTTGCCCGGCGTATTATCGATGCCGGCATCCGTCTTATGGTATTAACCGCGGGTGTGCGCGCTGCGAAGAATGCAGAAAGTTTAGGAGCCGATATTGTTGTGGCGGTTGGGGTCGAAGGTGGGGGCCACCTTGGCCGGGATGACGTGGGAACCATGGTATTAACAAGAAAAATTGTGGAATCCGTGCAGGTTCCCGTCGTCGCGTCCGGGGGCATTGGGGATGGCTACGGCTTACTGGCGGCGTTAGCTCTAGGAGCCCAAGGAATTGAAATGGGAACGCGCTTTGTGGCCACAAAGGAATGCCCAGCCCATCCTTCTTACAAAGATCGGCTGATTAACACCCAAGAGAATGAAACACGCATTATCGAACGCTCGATTGGAAGACCAGGACGAGTTTTGCCCTCGCCATATGTTGAAACCATTTTGGCTCACGAACCGGCTTCATCGATTGACGAGTTATTGCCGTATATTTCGGGTGACAAAAACCGTTCAGCGGCCTTAGACGGTCAATGGGATGAAGGGTTTGCCTGGGGTGGGCAGGTGACGGGGCTCATTACCGACATTCCATCTGTTGCAGAACTCTTGGAACGCATGGAAGATGAAGCCCTCAGCATGTGGACAACGCTTGGAAAGATGTTTGGGCATTGAGGCCGTAACCAAATTGAACAGAGAGTTTGTCTGAAGCTTTAATAGGTGCGCCTAGTCCTGATAACTCTTCAAGGGATTAGTGGGTTATCGTATCGTCCGTCGCTTGATGCACAACACGACTTATGCCTGCTTGATTTTTTGCCGCTTTAGGCTATCAAGCAGGCATTTTTTGACGTCAATCCTGACCTTTGTTACAGGCTGTCACATGCTTTAGGACGGCCAATTACCTGTGAATTGTGTCCAAAAATGGGGTGACTGATATCCTAGCCGCCAAAGTGTCATGCCACCTAAATGGTCAGTAGCAGCGGTGGTTAAGAGATCGATGATTGACTCAGTATTTTCATCCCATGCCATAGTCTGGCCAATATTGTATTGATCAATGGCGGCTTGTAATGCTTGGGCCGTATGAGGGCCATAGCTACCAAGAACTTGGGGCTGAACGTTAAAGTCTTGTTGAAATAAGGCGACAGCGGCTTCTGTGTCCTGACCATAGCCTCCATCTGTCGCTAACAATGCCGGAGGCGTTTGTTGATGGGATATGGCATAGCGCAATAAAACGGCATTGAGGACAAACTGCAAATTTTGGACCAGGGGACTGAAGGTCGCCGGATTTAACGACAAGGGTGCTGGCGGAGCGACGGCCAGAGGACCGGTATTGATTTCGAGATCCTGTTGACTCGGATCCCAGACATATTGTCCAGATTGCTGGCTCAAATTGCTGGCAATTGTCCGGCTCGTGATGGCCTCCCCGCCTTGAAATCCCTGATTCGTGTAAGTCCAGCTTTGCCCATAAAGCGCCACACCGAGTAATAGTTGGCTAGGGGAGATTCCGGTTTGAAGTGCGAGATCAATGGCGTTATTGACCCAAGGTGCCCCTTCGGTAGGGCCGGGATTGGGAGCCAGGGTTGTGGGTGTGGTCGTGGTATATTCAGGGTAGGCTAAGAGATCCAAATAATTGGCCGACTTCGCTAATGCTGGATAATCATACGCGCTATTGGGTAACGGCATGACATCGACTATCAGAGTTAACTTTGCTTGATGCAGGGCCTGTGCCAATTCCCTGACAAATGCGGTGAAATCAGCACCCTGAGCGGCGGGAATGTCCTCAAAGTCGAGCGTATAACCGTTAAATCCATTTTGTACGGCCGTTGTGATCAGAGTGGTGATCAAATTTTGAGGCTCGGAACTTGCCCACCAGTCGCTAGGGAGAGTGCCTGTCAACTGAACTGTCGGCCAGACGAACATATGATGGGACGCTGCATAAGTGGTCACGGTTTGTAAGCTTTGGGTAGAGACATCGGTCGAAAAAGGATTACTGTTTGATGGATTGTAAGTATACCAGAGCGGGGCAATGGCATTGAATGCGCTCGCATGCTGCTGGATATCGTACCAGGCATGGCCGGGGCTATCGGAAGAGACATGAAAATATCCATACGCTAATGAAATGGGCTGAACATTGAGACTAACGGTTTGAGACCAGACGGCGCCTTGGGCGTTATTAGGGGCCAAGGGATCTTTGGCATAAACAATGAGGTGGTAAAGACCCGATTGGTGAGGCGTAAAATTCCAGCTGGGTGAACTTTGATATGGGCCACTCGATTTCCATTGGCCTTCGGGATTTTGCCACCACCATTGATAAACGGGACTGATAAGATTTGTGGCGTCAGCTTGAAGGAGTTGGGATTGTCCCGCCAGCATCGTTGATGGGGCGGAGATGGTAACCTGACTGCCGATATTGAGGACAACGGAACTTTGAGCCGCTTCGTGATATTGTCCTTGTTGTAGTTGGTTGGGATCTAGTGCATAGACGGCTATAATATAGCTCCCCGCGGGTAGGGTACCCAAATTTATGGTGTTATCGGCCGAATAATTACGCAGGAGCGTCCACCCTTTGGCGGATTCCATCCAAAATTGATATTGGGGTGTGCTTCCATGGCCATTGGCTTGTACCGTAATGCTGATACTTGTACCGGGACGTAAATTGCCTTCAGGACCATGAATCATAAGTTGGCTGGCATAGGGAACCGAGGCGGCATGGGTGAGTGGGGAGAAACTGGCAATCGTCAAAAAACTCGCGAATAGAGGGATAAGGTGACGTTTCTTCATGGATGACCTCCTCAAAATCCGGAACAAATGAAACCAAAAATATCTCGATGAATTGAAATTGCAAACATCTCAAAAATGATTACGCATAATATATAGAAACTTTTCCCATCCCGTTCCTTTCCCATTATAATGAATCGTTCCGGTATGACCCAAAATTTAAGGTAGGTTGTTATTTAATAGCAGAAACGAAGGAAATCGATGAGATATTGCGTGATGGACAGGTTATTGAGGTCTTTTCTCCCGATCGTCGACCCAGCAAATAGCCTTACACCCGAAAACTTAGAAAGCACCTGATTCTGCCATGGTACGACCGGCTATCAGGCAGTAGAATAAGAACGACCCCGAGTTTTGGAAAATTGGTTACAATAGATGAAAGGGAAGATAACGACGGAGGACAAGGTGGAACCGATATTATTTATTTTCACTGGACCATCAGGCGCTGGAAAAGGTTCGGTGATGCGGGCCTTATTACAAGATGATCCGACACTTCATAAAGTGGTCACATTTACGACCCGGGCACCCCGGCAAGGGGAAATCGATGGATTTGATTACCGGTTTGTATCGGTTCAGGAATTTTTACAGCTTGTTGAGCAAGGGCAGATTTTTGAATATGAGAATGTTTATCGCGACCATTATTATGGCTCTCCTCGTGAATTGTTTGTGGAAGGCCGTGACGGGATTATGGAGCTCGATTATAAAGGGCGTCTGAAATATCAAGAACGTCTTCGGCGAGTGGTTTCGATTTTTTTATTGCCCCCAAGCCTCGAGGAACTCAAAAAACGCATTCTCTCCCGGTCGAAGGTATCCAATTTGGCGGCACGCCTGGATAATGCCGTTGAACAATTACGCCATGCCAAAAGCTATGACTATATTGTTAAAAACGATGATTTAGCGACGTGTATTGCGCGCGTTAAAGATATTATTCGTGTGGAACGGTTGCGGCGAGATGGACAGTATCAATTAGATGAGATGATCCACCAGTTGCAGGATGATCATTAAATGCGAATCGCTATCATTGCCGATGCGGCGAGTGTGCACACCAGGCGTTGGGCCTTGGGTCTTAAACAACAGGGCCACGAAATTGCCATCTGGTCGGAAAGGCCATGGGATGATTTTGGTCAAGACCTGGTGCACCTATTACCCAAAGCATTACGATTCAGACGCGACGTTCCCCGCGCGGTTTGGCAAATTCGCCGGGAAGTCCACGCATTTTCACCAGATATCATTCATGCGCACTATATTTCTCATTACGGCTTATTAGCCGCATTAGCTCGGTTATCGCCATTAGTGATGTCGATCTGGGGAGCTGATATTGAATGTTTTCCCGAGCGCCATGGATTTTTGTCATGCCGGATGATCCAGTGGATTCTTGGGCAAGCGGATGCGATTACGTGTTCGAGTCAATACTTGAAAACACTCAGTGCACGCTATACCGATAAACCCATCTCGGTCATTCCTTTTGGGATTGATCTCCATCGGTTTCGTCCCCACCCACCTCATAAAGGGCCTTTACGCTTTGTGATTAATAAGGCGTTAGAGCCTGTATACGGGATTGATCTCATTTTGACGGCGTTAAAAGATGTCCAAGGAGATTATGTGGGGCGTATTTTAGGTGAAGGAAGTCAACGGCAGACCTTGTTAGAATTGGCAAAAACCTACCACCTGGATGAGCGAATTACATGGGTCGGGAAAGTGGGTCTCGATGAACTCCCAGACGTCTTGGCGTGGGCCGATGTCGGTCTTTATGCATCGCGCCGTGAATCCTTTGGCGTCGCACCTTTAGAAATGATGGCTCTTGGGCGCGCCGT is a window encoding:
- a CDS encoding GNAT family N-acetyltransferase, which gives rise to MTRHITVKRAVPEMVNMLGAMIDKVYRPEQRPGEGMPKEFPHLFHSGNAHNLFYAEMDSTPVSMVAVLKQTAIIPGAHIPVASIGSVVTLPQYRGQKLATTILKTVFDVMTQEGQALCLISGDRDLYLRQGARKIGRMYTVHVNADMLPRDSSADGNIRYIESHSRQGYAPLLASIYQQESYRFQRSAEQMAVLLNALWFKRPHFRQELFVIESELSIEGYLVVFVRESQPQHGMIMEWAGNRDRMPGALAHVLRQMNLNDITFHIHAMDHWMKSLAIAHGWMMHEEPIQGTVKVANSDVLIHAYASRLEEEAQDIMSLKTLSDEQLLSHLFGPPFDESLNLPFILTDDLNYI
- a CDS encoding GNAT family N-acetyltransferase; the protein is MLIRCYRPGDEALLVDVWNQTLPQDGITLKRFTQKVLLDPNFRPQGLWVAEHDGELVGWILAVIDHQDTSHQSDDQGWITTFGVAPPYQKLGIAHQLWEHAEQYFLSHHRHKVMFAAYAPNYFLPGLDANRYPRAYDWLLHHGFSVLYSPVAMDKNLVDFCVPEDVRLKQQELEQQGCVVHPLKSSQIWPLLSFLHQEFDRDWERAVRTALLGSLSLSQIWVVAQDDQIVGFAMYGGYEDIAERFGPFGVAKALRGHYLGKVLLYRTLEAMQRQGLHSAWFLWTGEREPAGHLYLRTGFAVTRRFHVMVKTLSPKRTP
- a CDS encoding PIG-L deacetylase family protein, which encodes MRILAIGAHAGDMDLTAGAVLAQHVLNHDEVTLVHLNPGEKGHPRLHPHEYAKQKIEEATLFAQHIGAHVRFLPYHDGELEVNSDTVHEMTDIIREIRPAVVITHWKQSIHPDHAAAHYITEQALFYASLKWYERALPSHFVPYVYYADNWEDSEGFVPEVFVEIQPDAYELWLQAISHYAFARGEITRFPYITYYQALMQVRGAPKGFNRAQAFMVPPGDLHRRVPHLGPQA
- a CDS encoding exo-beta-N-acetylmuramidase NamZ family protein; translated protein: MVRLGIDRLINEYPSWVKGNRTGVVTNYAMTDSHLHPVIDRLIQVFGSNIVKLFGPEHGIRTASPEGEHISSEQDARSGLPALSLYGTDRKPTAEMLEDVDLLIVDLQDIGTRYFTHVSTLKGVLEACDENHIRCLVLDRPNPIGSSMEGPLTEPGYTSFVGSLPIPVRHGLTLGEIARWLKRTRYPHLDLDVMALEHWQRGQYWDDTALPFVPPSPNTTGIDMMILYPGTCLFEGTNVSVGRGTTKPFEIIGAPYIDGFELAERFNQQQWPGIRARPLYFSPWRSIYAKTLCQGIQLHVIDRKVLTPFRVGIALVQLIHDTYPEHFAFLRPSHNGHDADRLFFDLLAGSDGLRKAIESGHGLDFLQDEARQLEQFRDEVAQDLLYPEKS
- the nagZ gene encoding beta-N-acetylhexosaminidase; its protein translation is MMSRELRHLIGQLMVCGFPSPDVDAHVQQLIREYHVGNIILFSRNIESLEQTRHLTQSLQQLAQETGQDDPLLICTDQENGLVSRFSKDVPGFPGNMALGATGDDKWAYRVGQMTGAFLALAGINMDLAPVLDVNNNPLNPVIGVRSFGDNPKSVAQMGVAMIRGLEESKVIACGKHFPGHGDTHVDSHTDLPRISHHLDRMKAVELLPFEQAIHHGLSAVMTAHIVFEQLDADHPATLSPKVLQGLLRETLGFTGVVTTDCLEMQAILGTVGVGQGAVMALLAGADMIMVSHHLDLQIEAMNAIYDAVVKGQLPLSRLEEAYGRIERLKTALHESVHESQDRLPLLQAKALDLQKDAAQHALTCLYDGSQSKTEPGVSRPFPKPRRVAVVFDTGAPQMIAAGPDAVHASLVQSIEAGLLGAEVRAFSESEALGDVEEVLHYDWLIYLSRTLGPIKDDLSLLLQAHPYAVVWLLRTPYLFPMFKEMGAKRIYALYENTPWMIQAALGALRGQSAWGSLPVQVKDYPRGYQGCVS
- a CDS encoding glucosamine-6-phosphate deaminase, yielding MHIEVFGDQKRASQRIVDLLTRQLRAYPYSVLGLATGATVIPIYREIIGRIRREQLSLAQVRTFNLDEYMGLQDHDPHSFHAFMQHHLFYPAHLTPNQTFFPFPEFSQDPSGYDRLIEQHGGIDWQLLGIGHNGHIGFNEPGTSFDSETHVVKLTENTRKANRHWFDGDWHHVPEQALTMGLKTIMRSRTIVLAAFGASKSAVLAKAVYGPVCPELPASILQHHPRVYIICDQEAGRLLRPSSSFNSPGFPSQFDV
- a CDS encoding HIT family protein, with the protein product MASIFSQIIAGEIPSFRIREDDHFLAFLDIRPVMPGHTLVVPKKEVDHFFDMDDELLQEILIFAKPITRALKRVTGCDRVAAVVAGFDVPHAHLHLIPAFVMSDLDFSKAAPSTPEQLESMAEEIRRAL
- a CDS encoding NAD(P)H-dependent flavin oxidoreductase; this translates as MIQTRVTELLHIRRPIIQGGLAYLARAPLTAAVSEAGGLGQITATTLDDVGQLRQEIHEVRQRTNQPFGVNFALGHRPIDDLLDVAIEEQVPVISLTGGNPKPFARRIIDAGIRLMVLTAGVRAAKNAESLGADIVVAVGVEGGGHLGRDDVGTMVLTRKIVESVQVPVVASGGIGDGYGLLAALALGAQGIEMGTRFVATKECPAHPSYKDRLINTQENETRIIERSIGRPGRVLPSPYVETILAHEPASSIDELLPYISGDKNRSAALDGQWDEGFAWGGQVTGLITDIPSVAELLERMEDEALSMWTTLGKMFGH
- a CDS encoding glycosyl hydrolase family 18 protein: MKKRHLIPLFASFLTIASFSPLTHAASVPYASQLMIHGPEGNLRPGTSISITVQANGHGSTPQYQFWMESAKGWTLLRNYSADNTINLGTLPAGSYIIAVYALDPNQLQQGQYHEAAQSSVVLNIGSQVTISAPSTMLAGQSQLLQADATNLISPVYQWWWQNPEGQWKSSGPYQSSPSWNFTPHQSGLYHLIVYAKDPLAPNNAQGAVWSQTVSLNVQPISLAYGYFHVSSDSPGHAWYDIQQHASAFNAIAPLWYTYNPSNSNPFSTDVSTQSLQTVTTYAASHHMFVWPTVQLTGTLPSDWWASSEPQNLITTLITTAVQNGFNGYTLDFEDIPAAQGADFTAFVRELAQALHQAKLTLIVDVMPLPNSAYDYPALAKSANYLDLLAYPEYTTTTPTTLAPNPGPTEGAPWVNNAIDLALQTGISPSQLLLGVALYGQSWTYTNQGFQGGEAITSRTIASNLSQQSGQYVWDPSQQDLEINTGPLAVAPPAPLSLNPATFSPLVQNLQFVLNAVLLRYAISHQQTPPALLATDGGYGQDTEAAVALFQQDFNVQPQVLGSYGPHTAQALQAAIDQYNIGQTMAWDENTESIIDLLTTAATDHLGGMTLWRLGYQSPHFWTQFTGNWPS